One segment of Fundidesulfovibrio soli DNA contains the following:
- a CDS encoding PhoH family protein, with the protein MTPEGSVKRKNYVIDTNVLIENPNSVMALRNGNENNIFIPYHVLMELETLKNTPKLRHIVSKVIANLIENREHITFIRNGESESPFTNIVDNYILREIESAQDIPDPILVTNDRLLQLQASLRNIRSEELRDSKPFESESQLYTGIVEDPADAPPNSFFWRDGKAVLLAPDGEKTIGYVNDVWNLKPRTAYQNLALELIVAGHVDLVSIQSEAGFGKTYLALAAALYLTLERKLYDKIFVVKPTIEIGAKMGFLPGDVSEKMEPYMKYVFDLLLKLHRLRPANKLFHNPNEEVLRFNAKKFEVLPLAYVRGMNIENAVVIIDEAQNLSRTEVRAVLTRMGEGVKCVCLGDTSQVDNPYLNEANNGLNWIVRKFKGFANYGHIVLKGDRSRGPITDMVLKSKL; encoded by the coding sequence ATGACCCCAGAAGGCAGCGTCAAGCGCAAGAATTACGTCATCGACACCAACGTCCTCATCGAAAATCCCAACTCGGTCATGGCGTTGCGCAACGGCAACGAAAACAACATCTTCATCCCCTACCACGTGCTCATGGAGCTTGAGACGCTCAAGAACACTCCCAAGCTCCGCCACATCGTCTCCAAGGTGATCGCCAACCTCATCGAAAACCGCGAGCACATCACCTTCATCCGCAACGGCGAGTCCGAATCCCCCTTCACCAACATCGTCGACAACTACATCCTGCGCGAGATCGAATCCGCCCAGGACATCCCGGACCCCATCCTCGTCACCAACGACCGGCTGCTCCAACTCCAGGCCTCGCTGCGCAACATACGCAGCGAGGAGCTGCGCGACTCCAAGCCCTTCGAGTCCGAGTCGCAGCTGTACACGGGCATCGTGGAAGACCCCGCGGACGCCCCGCCCAACTCCTTCTTCTGGCGCGACGGCAAGGCCGTGCTCCTGGCCCCGGACGGTGAGAAGACCATCGGCTACGTCAACGACGTCTGGAACCTCAAGCCGCGCACCGCCTACCAGAACCTGGCCCTGGAGCTGATCGTTGCCGGGCACGTGGACCTGGTCTCCATCCAGAGCGAGGCCGGGTTCGGCAAGACCTACCTGGCCCTGGCGGCCGCGCTCTACCTGACGCTTGAACGCAAGCTCTACGACAAGATCTTCGTGGTGAAGCCCACCATCGAGATCGGCGCCAAGATGGGCTTCCTGCCGGGCGACGTCTCGGAGAAGATGGAGCCCTACATGAAGTACGTGTTCGACCTGCTGCTCAAGCTGCACAGGCTGCGCCCGGCCAACAAGCTCTTCCACAACCCCAACGAGGAAGTGCTGCGCTTCAACGCCAAGAAGTTCGAGGTGCTGCCCCTGGCCTACGTGCGGGGCATGAACATAGAGAACGCCGTGGTGATCATCGACGAGGCCCAGAACCTCTCCAGGACGGAGGTGCGGGCGGTGCTCACCCGCATGGGCGAGGGCGTGAAGTGCGTGTGCCTGGGCGACACCTCGCAGGTGGACAACCCCTACTTGAACGAGGCCAACAACGGGCTCAACTGGATCGTGCGCAAGTTCAAGGGGTTCGCCAACTACGGGCACATCGTGCTCAAGGGCGACCGCTCGCGCGGGCCCATCACTGACATGGTGCTGAAGAGCAAGCTGTAG
- a CDS encoding sulfite exporter TauE/SafE family protein, with amino-acid sequence MDAPLIAALAGIAALAGFTQGFAGFGSTLVAMPLLVALLGIRAAVPVGCLMAVTINVMLTQRLRHHIQGGAVRRLLLGAVPGMAVGGLMLRNAPDSALKALLGAAILALTAQSLRPPRCTGPPRPAWATVAGLVSGCMGVSIGVNGPPVVAWIACQPWGRDAVRATLTTYFLLAGVGAVSVQGLQGLVTPPVLAMYAWSMPALALGLYSGAALCGRVGDKAFRRALLALLAASGMAMLWQGGAALLGAQ; translated from the coding sequence GTGGATGCACCCCTGATAGCGGCCCTGGCGGGCATCGCCGCGCTGGCCGGGTTCACCCAGGGCTTCGCCGGGTTCGGCTCCACCCTGGTGGCCATGCCCCTGCTGGTGGCGTTGCTGGGCATCCGAGCGGCCGTGCCCGTGGGCTGCCTCATGGCCGTGACCATCAACGTGATGCTCACGCAGCGGCTGCGCCACCACATCCAAGGCGGAGCCGTGCGCAGGCTGCTGCTGGGGGCCGTGCCCGGCATGGCGGTTGGGGGGCTCATGCTGCGCAACGCCCCGGACTCGGCCCTGAAGGCGCTTCTTGGGGCGGCGATCCTGGCGCTGACCGCGCAGTCGCTGCGCCCGCCCAGATGCACCGGGCCGCCGCGCCCGGCCTGGGCCACGGTGGCGGGCCTCGTTTCGGGCTGCATGGGGGTGAGCATCGGGGTCAACGGGCCGCCCGTGGTGGCCTGGATCGCCTGCCAGCCCTGGGGCCGCGACGCCGTGCGCGCCACCCTGACCACCTATTTCCTGCTCGCGGGCGTGGGCGCGGTGAGCGTGCAGGGCCTGCAGGGGCTGGTGACGCCCCCGGTGCTGGCCATGTACGCCTGGTCAATGCCCGCGCTGGCCTTGGGGCTGTATTCGGGCGCGGCGCTCTGCGGCCGCGTGGGGGACAAGGCGTTCCGGCGCGCGTTGCTGGCCCTGTTGGCCGCCTCGGGCATGGCCATGCTCTGGCAGGGCGGGGCGGCGCTGCTTGGCGCGCAGTAA
- a CDS encoding carboxymuconolactone decarboxylase family protein: MPDEELSRLTRERKKAHARLLAMGSPVYKAFLDMEQAAYSDGALPKQTKELIAVGISVVIDCRSCMQWHIEQAAAAGAGPRQVLEAVEVGIEMGGGPATVSARFALDVMADVFGPEALRAGAGR, translated from the coding sequence ATGCCCGACGAGGAACTTTCCCGGCTCACCAGGGAGCGCAAGAAGGCCCACGCCCGGCTGCTGGCCATGGGCAGCCCGGTGTACAAGGCCTTTCTGGACATGGAGCAGGCCGCCTACTCCGACGGCGCGCTGCCCAAGCAGACCAAGGAGCTCATCGCCGTGGGCATCTCGGTGGTCATCGACTGCCGCTCCTGCATGCAGTGGCACATCGAGCAGGCGGCCGCCGCCGGGGCCGGCCCCCGGCAGGTGCTGGAGGCCGTGGAGGTGGGCATCGAGATGGGCGGCGGCCCGGCCACGGTGTCGGCGCGCTTCGCCCTGGACGTCATGGCCGACGTGTTCGGCCCCGAAGCGCTTCGCGCTGGCGCCGGGCGGTAG
- a CDS encoding LysR family transcriptional regulator, with the protein MLDLHLLRTFLAVAAGLSFRQAAARLHYAPSTVTAQIKALEEQAGQPLFVRSGRTVLLTEHGARLVPQARRLLDVEREARAALTGGEGEPGELAVRVSESLGIRLMPRVLPMLRVRFPHVRVSLSTRSLHGLARDVLHGVTELAVILSEPFAAEGVEVEALRRVPLVVIAAPGTAPGGGGKVCARDLDGVPLVLTPHVWSARGLLDRSLARAHASTPGVVECASVEMVKRCVAAGLGISLVPGFTVEREAARGELEVLGWAGEELSVPVLLVKAGGRRLSGAAAAFEEAVRRCVGDDPGLGGVVPAAGPPCGGPAPG; encoded by the coding sequence ATGCTGGACCTGCACCTTTTGCGCACCTTCCTGGCCGTGGCCGCCGGGCTCTCCTTCCGGCAGGCGGCGGCGCGGCTGCATTACGCCCCCTCCACGGTCACGGCGCAGATCAAGGCCCTGGAGGAGCAGGCGGGCCAGCCCCTGTTCGTGCGCTCTGGCCGGACGGTGCTGCTCACGGAGCACGGGGCGCGCCTGGTGCCCCAGGCCCGCAGGCTGCTGGACGTGGAGCGCGAGGCCCGGGCCGCGCTCACCGGCGGGGAGGGCGAGCCGGGGGAGCTGGCCGTGCGCGTGTCCGAGAGCCTGGGCATCCGGCTGATGCCGCGCGTGCTGCCCATGCTGCGCGTCCGCTTCCCGCATGTGCGGGTCTCCCTCTCCACGCGGTCGCTGCACGGGCTGGCGCGCGACGTGCTCCACGGGGTCACGGAACTGGCCGTGATCCTCTCGGAGCCGTTCGCGGCGGAGGGTGTGGAAGTGGAGGCGCTGCGCAGGGTGCCGCTGGTGGTCATCGCCGCGCCCGGGACGGCCCCCGGCGGGGGTGGGAAGGTCTGCGCGCGGGACCTGGACGGGGTGCCCCTGGTGCTCACGCCCCACGTCTGGAGCGCGCGCGGGCTGCTGGACCGATCCCTGGCCAGGGCCCACGCCAGCACGCCGGGCGTGGTGGAGTGCGCCAGCGTGGAGATGGTCAAGCGCTGCGTGGCAGCCGGGCTGGGCATCTCCCTGGTGCCGGGGTTCACGGTGGAGCGCGAGGCCGCTCGTGGGGAGCTGGAAGTTCTGGGCTGGGCCGGGGAGGAGCTTTCCGTGCCCGTGCTGCTGGTCAAGGCCGGGGGGAGGAGACTGTCCGGGGCGGCGGCGGCCTTCGAGGAGGCCGTGCGCCGCTGCGTGGGGGACGACCCCGGTTTGGGCGGGGTTGTGCCGGCTGCCGGCCCGCCATGCGGCGGGCCTGCGCCCGGCTAG
- a CDS encoding sensor domain-containing diguanylate cyclase has product MSTAPRTTRKRATGKRTRPVWLLGVSGQPARKIRLAVGESEPLQRFEARDLPSQADFDRAAPLAVFVDLDLWRSLRHAPPSWMAGARKVLVAGDSPPPSREEVLAQGFVACLKPPMAKARIVSALENARQAAQLFDEMSALLADAQRERDQMAHENSMLAFRQGLLSKAISSLEMPEVLAALSDGLARLFPVTEVLGVFWDGDPEMHMFLPAEVPDAAKATRLDYLQDLASRIGGLPSRAYSVHEFPGGNPAARTEPGLALLVPLHNGEKPFGCVSVLLERDLDRNEQELARQAVHQLAPWLRNVLDFLRFKQRADRDGLTGLFNRRSFDARLDHELKRHMRHKEGFVLMMADLDHFKQVNDTHGHLAGDAVLRNAAQALETGLRETDFVARFGGEEFAVILPHTGQAHAWMLAERLRRRVADAATRYAGRVIPVTVSIGLASFVPGQAATPASLLSQADQALYAAKNAGRDRVGMIPTREDQRAAEPRRMAG; this is encoded by the coding sequence ATGAGCACCGCACCACGCACCACGCGCAAGCGCGCCACCGGCAAGCGGACCCGTCCGGTCTGGCTGTTGGGGGTCTCCGGCCAGCCGGCCCGGAAGATCCGCCTGGCTGTCGGAGAGAGCGAACCGCTGCAGCGCTTCGAGGCCCGCGACCTGCCGAGCCAGGCCGACTTCGACCGCGCCGCGCCCCTGGCCGTGTTCGTGGACCTTGACCTCTGGCGCTCCCTGCGCCACGCCCCGCCCTCCTGGATGGCGGGGGCCCGCAAGGTGCTGGTGGCCGGGGACTCGCCCCCGCCCTCGCGCGAGGAGGTGCTGGCCCAAGGCTTCGTGGCCTGCCTCAAGCCGCCCATGGCCAAGGCGCGCATCGTCTCCGCGCTGGAGAACGCCCGCCAGGCCGCGCAGCTCTTCGACGAGATGTCCGCCCTGCTGGCCGACGCCCAGCGCGAGCGCGACCAGATGGCCCACGAGAACTCCATGCTGGCCTTCCGCCAGGGTCTGCTCTCCAAGGCGATCTCCAGCCTGGAGATGCCCGAGGTGCTGGCCGCGCTGAGCGACGGCCTGGCCCGGCTCTTCCCCGTCACTGAGGTGCTGGGCGTATTCTGGGACGGCGACCCCGAGATGCACATGTTCCTGCCCGCGGAGGTGCCCGACGCGGCCAAGGCAACCCGGCTGGACTACCTGCAGGACCTGGCCTCCCGCATCGGCGGGCTGCCCTCGCGCGCGTACAGCGTCCATGAATTTCCCGGCGGGAATCCGGCAGCCCGCACCGAACCCGGCCTGGCGCTGCTGGTGCCCCTGCACAACGGTGAGAAGCCCTTCGGCTGCGTCTCCGTCCTTCTGGAGCGCGACCTGGACCGCAACGAGCAGGAGCTGGCCCGCCAGGCCGTGCACCAGCTCGCGCCCTGGCTGCGCAACGTGCTGGACTTCCTGCGCTTCAAGCAGAGGGCGGACCGCGACGGGCTCACCGGCCTCTTCAACCGCCGGAGCTTTGACGCCCGCCTCGACCACGAGCTCAAGCGCCACATGCGCCACAAGGAAGGCTTCGTGCTCATGATGGCGGACCTGGACCACTTCAAGCAGGTCAACGACACCCACGGCCACCTGGCCGGTGACGCCGTGCTGCGCAACGCCGCCCAGGCCCTGGAGACCGGCCTGCGCGAGACCGATTTCGTGGCCCGCTTCGGCGGCGAGGAGTTCGCCGTCATCCTGCCGCACACCGGGCAGGCCCACGCCTGGATGCTGGCCGAGAGGCTGCGCCGCCGCGTGGCGGACGCCGCCACGCGCTACGCCGGGCGCGTCATACCCGTGACCGTCTCCATCGGGCTGGCCTCGTTCGTGCCCGGACAGGCCGCCACCCCCGCGAGCCTGCTCAGCCAGGCGGACCAGGCCCTCTACGCCGCCAAGAACGCCGGGCGCGACCGCGTGGGCATGATCCCCACCCGCGAGGACCAGCGCGCCGCCGAACCCCGCCGCATGGCAGGCTAG
- a CDS encoding GAK system XXXCH domain-containing protein translates to MSMTGKHKVEFAIPENGLADWLRTLADQIEAGALGAGEAPVSLEGYRGLKIAVKPSVEGELRAKLSIKFPKPARSAAELLEPGILEPGIIEGEEDEEEGEMPKYKSLKKHMKSTFKAIGTALAAGQTPPAAEFASFIADSKLMVAYPGKGDEFYPEYLEKTQALEAAFAAGDLEAMKAMHQELARLKRECHSRHA, encoded by the coding sequence ATGAGCATGACAGGGAAACACAAGGTCGAATTCGCGATCCCCGAGAACGGGCTGGCCGACTGGCTGCGCACCTTGGCCGACCAGATCGAGGCGGGCGCCCTTGGCGCTGGCGAGGCTCCGGTGAGCCTGGAGGGTTACCGCGGGCTCAAGATCGCCGTGAAGCCTTCCGTGGAGGGCGAGCTGCGCGCCAAACTCTCCATCAAGTTCCCCAAGCCTGCGCGGAGCGCGGCGGAGTTGCTGGAGCCGGGCATCCTGGAACCGGGAATCATCGAGGGCGAGGAAGACGAGGAAGAGGGCGAAATGCCCAAGTACAAGTCGCTCAAGAAGCACATGAAATCCACCTTCAAGGCCATCGGCACAGCGCTCGCGGCCGGGCAGACGCCCCCCGCCGCGGAATTCGCCAGCTTCATCGCCGATTCCAAGCTGATGGTGGCCTACCCGGGCAAGGGCGACGAGTTCTATCCCGAATACCTCGAGAAGACGCAGGCCCTTGAAGCGGCCTTCGCCGCGGGCGACCTGGAGGCAATGAAGGCCATGCACCAGGAGCTTGCCCGGCTCAAGCGGGAGTGCCACTCCCGCCACGCGTGA
- a CDS encoding amphi-Trp domain-containing protein yields the protein MQCDDKDKAEQPSTEGKFTFESAQDVKTLVGYLRAITDGFEAGSMRFTRKDLDLVLSPKGLVGFAVEAKGKEGRMKLTLKFHWRENVEAKEPEEDTLSITPGDAR from the coding sequence ATGCAGTGCGACGACAAGGACAAGGCGGAACAGCCCTCCACGGAGGGCAAGTTCACCTTCGAATCAGCCCAGGACGTCAAGACCCTGGTGGGCTACCTCCGGGCCATCACCGACGGCTTCGAGGCGGGCTCCATGCGCTTCACCCGCAAGGACCTTGATCTGGTGCTCTCCCCCAAGGGGCTCGTCGGCTTCGCCGTGGAGGCCAAGGGCAAGGAGGGCCGCATGAAGCTCACCCTCAAGTTCCACTGGCGCGAGAACGTGGAGGCCAAGGAACCCGAGGAGGACACCCTCTCCATCACTCCCGGGGATGCGAGGTAG